Proteins from a single region of Streptomyces sp. TN58:
- a CDS encoding GMC oxidoreductase, which produces MSHDDATGADAPAVEADDADGAYDYDVIVIGSGFGGSVSALRLTEKGYRVGVLEAGRRFTRESLPKNSWDLRNYLWAPALGLYGIQRIHLLGNVMVLAGAGVGGGSLNYANTLYVPPDAFFQDRQWASITDWREELAPYYDQAKRMLGVRLNPTMTPSDVHLKAAAARMGVADSFHMAPVGVFFGDGEDAAGAARVRPGEEAADPYFGGAGPARRACTECGECMTGCRHGAKNTLNENYLHLAERAGAVIHPMTTVTALSEHPDGGHRVRTVPTDGRRRGKAKVLRCRYVVVAAGTYGTQTLLHTMRDRGELPRLSRRLGELTRTNSEGLVGAQTDDRRYRRRHGEDRRADFTRGVAITSSVHPNADTHIEPVRYGKGSNAMGFMTVLQVPYSAHRVRGWLARTVRHPVQLARSLSNRRWSERTIIGLVMQSLDNSLTTYRKPGGIGKGLLTARQGHGAPNPVQIAEATQAATLLAEEINGFPGSNIGELMGTPLTAHFLGGCPIGASPEDGVVDPYHRLYGHPGISVVDGAAVSANLGVNPSLTITAQAERAMSYWPNKGERDPRPEQGAVYTRLDAVEPVRPAVPKDAFGALRLPFLAVPEIPPRDPEPAG; this is translated from the coding sequence GTGTCGCACGACGACGCAACCGGCGCCGACGCGCCCGCCGTTGAGGCCGACGACGCCGACGGCGCCTACGACTACGACGTCATCGTCATCGGATCGGGCTTCGGAGGATCGGTCTCGGCCCTGCGGCTCACCGAGAAGGGGTATCGGGTCGGCGTCCTGGAAGCGGGGCGCCGCTTCACCCGCGAGAGCCTTCCGAAGAACAGCTGGGACCTGCGCAACTACCTGTGGGCGCCCGCGCTCGGGCTGTACGGGATCCAGCGGATCCACCTGCTCGGCAACGTCATGGTGCTCGCGGGCGCCGGCGTCGGCGGCGGCTCGCTGAACTACGCCAACACCCTGTACGTACCGCCGGACGCCTTCTTCCAGGACCGGCAGTGGGCGTCCATCACCGACTGGCGCGAGGAACTCGCCCCGTACTACGACCAGGCCAAGCGCATGCTCGGGGTGCGCCTCAACCCGACCATGACGCCCTCCGACGTCCACCTGAAGGCGGCCGCCGCCAGGATGGGCGTGGCGGACTCCTTCCACATGGCCCCGGTCGGCGTGTTCTTCGGCGACGGCGAGGACGCCGCGGGCGCAGCCCGGGTCCGGCCCGGCGAGGAGGCCGCCGACCCGTACTTCGGCGGCGCCGGCCCCGCCCGCAGGGCCTGCACCGAGTGCGGCGAGTGCATGACCGGCTGCCGGCACGGCGCGAAGAACACCCTCAACGAGAACTACCTGCACCTCGCCGAGCGGGCCGGAGCCGTCATCCACCCCATGACGACCGTCACCGCCCTGTCCGAGCACCCGGACGGCGGCCACCGCGTCCGCACCGTCCCCACCGACGGCCGCCGCCGCGGCAAGGCCAAGGTGCTGCGCTGCCGGTACGTGGTCGTCGCGGCGGGCACGTACGGCACCCAGACCCTGCTGCACACCATGAGGGACCGCGGCGAGCTGCCCCGCCTGTCGCGGAGGCTCGGAGAGCTGACCCGGACCAACTCCGAGGGCCTGGTCGGCGCCCAGACCGACGACCGCCGCTACCGCCGCCGGCACGGCGAGGACCGCCGGGCCGACTTCACCCGCGGCGTGGCGATCACCTCCTCGGTGCACCCCAACGCCGACACCCACATCGAGCCCGTCCGCTACGGCAAGGGCTCCAACGCCATGGGCTTCATGACCGTCCTCCAGGTCCCCTACAGCGCCCACCGGGTCCGCGGCTGGCTCGCCAGAACCGTGCGGCACCCCGTGCAGCTGGCCCGGTCCCTGTCGAACCGGCGCTGGTCGGAGCGGACCATCATCGGCCTGGTCATGCAGTCCCTGGACAACTCGCTGACCACCTACCGCAAGCCGGGCGGGATCGGCAAGGGCCTGCTGACCGCCCGCCAGGGGCACGGCGCCCCGAACCCGGTGCAGATCGCCGAGGCCACGCAGGCCGCGACCCTGCTGGCCGAGGAGATCAACGGCTTCCCGGGCAGCAACATCGGCGAGCTCATGGGCACCCCGCTGACCGCGCACTTCCTCGGCGGCTGCCCCATCGGGGCGTCTCCCGAGGACGGCGTGGTGGACCCCTACCACCGGCTGTACGGACACCCGGGTATCTCGGTGGTCGACGGCGCCGCCGTCTCCGCGAACCTCGGGGTCAACCCGTCGCTGACGATCACCGCACAGGCGGAGCGGGCGATGTCGTACTGGCCGAACAAGGGAGAGCGGGACCCGCGGCCCGAACAGGGCGCGGTCTACACCCGCCTGGACGCGGTGGAACCGGTCCGTCCGGCCGTCCCCAAGGACGCGTTCGGCGCGCTGCGGCTGCCGTTCCTGGCCGTCCCCGAAATTCCCCCACGGGATCCGGAACCTGCCGGATGA